The proteins below are encoded in one region of Pseudonocardia sp. DSM 110487:
- a CDS encoding HAMP domain-containing sensor histidine kinase, with amino-acid sequence MRPRVPWRERSLRTRLTVLVAGAMAAAVVVMWLSTWLLLRANLYIEFDAQLQTYAQVAAKLESPTEALSTLRTVERPGLDTGAENDDMLVVQFLNPDGTSAGAAGPAAAVPVGPASRQVASGAVPAASEVETIAGARYRIWTVARPGGGAVQVARNSAELERRPDVLGFWLAVAGLIGVLGAALAGRAIARSALRPVGELTVAAEEIARTQELSTGITVTGKDELARLAEAFNAMLAALKDSRDEQRRLVQDAGHELRTPLTSLRNNIELLIHADGQRRALPTEDRARLLADLGIQSAELTTLMQELVDLSTGEHEPEPVELVDLADVLDATVERVRARSPQIRFDIELASAVVNGRAAALERAVLNVLDNAAKWSPPGGVVTARVIRDAESVPPRARIVVSDQGPGIAAVDLPHVFERFYRAATARSRPGSGLGLAIVEQVVTQHGGTVHAARDVASGARFELAFPLAAPGQ; translated from the coding sequence GTGAGACCGCGCGTGCCGTGGCGCGAGAGGTCGCTGCGCACCCGGCTCACCGTTCTCGTGGCGGGCGCCATGGCGGCAGCTGTCGTCGTGATGTGGCTGTCCACCTGGCTGCTGCTCAGGGCGAACCTGTACATCGAGTTCGACGCACAATTGCAGACCTACGCCCAGGTCGCAGCGAAGTTGGAGTCTCCGACCGAGGCACTGTCGACACTGCGAACGGTGGAGCGGCCAGGGCTGGATACCGGGGCCGAGAACGACGACATGCTCGTCGTGCAGTTCCTGAACCCCGACGGGACCAGCGCGGGGGCCGCCGGGCCGGCCGCAGCTGTCCCAGTGGGACCCGCCAGTCGCCAGGTTGCCTCGGGCGCGGTCCCCGCGGCATCGGAGGTGGAGACGATCGCCGGTGCCCGGTACCGCATCTGGACCGTGGCCCGGCCGGGCGGCGGCGCCGTCCAGGTTGCCCGCAACTCGGCGGAGCTGGAACGCCGACCGGACGTGCTCGGGTTCTGGCTGGCGGTCGCCGGACTGATCGGCGTTCTCGGCGCCGCGCTGGCCGGCCGCGCGATCGCCAGATCCGCGTTGCGCCCGGTCGGCGAGCTCACCGTTGCGGCGGAGGAGATCGCTCGCACGCAGGAGCTCTCGACCGGTATCACCGTCACGGGCAAGGACGAGCTGGCCCGGCTGGCCGAGGCGTTCAACGCGATGCTCGCAGCACTCAAGGACTCCCGCGACGAGCAGCGACGGTTGGTCCAAGACGCCGGCCACGAGCTGCGTACGCCCCTGACCAGCCTGCGCAACAACATCGAACTGCTCATCCACGCCGACGGTCAGCGTCGCGCGTTGCCGACCGAGGACCGCGCCCGGTTGCTAGCCGACCTCGGCATCCAGTCCGCCGAGTTGACCACCTTGATGCAAGAGCTCGTCGACCTGTCCACCGGGGAGCACGAACCCGAGCCGGTTGAACTGGTCGACCTGGCGGACGTGCTCGACGCAACCGTCGAACGGGTCCGGGCCCGGTCACCACAGATCCGGTTCGACATCGAGTTGGCCTCCGCTGTGGTGAACGGCCGGGCAGCCGCCCTGGAGCGCGCGGTGCTCAACGTGCTCGACAACGCCGCGAAGTGGAGCCCGCCGGGCGGCGTTGTCACGGCCCGGGTCATCCGCGACGCCGAGAGCGTCCCGCCGCGAGCCCGGATCGTGGTGTCCGACCAGGGGCCGGGGATCGCGGCGGTGGACCTTCCCCACGTGTTCGAGCGGTTCTACCGCGCCGCGACCGCCCGTTCCCGTCCCGGCTCCGGGCTCGGCCTCGCCATCGTGGAGCAGGTCGTCACGCAACACGGCGGGACCGTGCACGCCGCCCGCGACGTGGCTTCAGGGGCGCGCTTCGAGCTTGCCTTCCCGTTGGCGGCGCCGGGTCAATAG
- a CDS encoding DedA family protein has translation MNVAAAGQPEGLAGLVVDLMDELGGPGAALLLGIDNIFPPMPSELVLPLVGFSASQGTMSLFMALFWTTLGSVVGAVLTYWLGAWLGRDRVRALIIRAPLMKPSDFDRTEQWFLRHGTKAVFFGRMVPLFRSLISLPAGVERMPMWQFLWLTTLGSLIWNSVFVVAGYLLGANWQVVDGYAGVFQTVVIAAVALAIVLFVAVRVRDRKRSRSNVE, from the coding sequence ATGAACGTAGCAGCCGCCGGCCAGCCAGAAGGTCTCGCCGGATTGGTGGTGGACCTCATGGATGAGCTGGGCGGGCCGGGCGCGGCCTTGCTCCTCGGAATCGACAATATCTTCCCGCCGATGCCGAGCGAACTCGTGCTGCCACTGGTCGGCTTCTCCGCGAGCCAGGGCACGATGAGCCTGTTCATGGCCCTGTTCTGGACGACCCTCGGCTCCGTGGTGGGCGCCGTTCTCACTTATTGGCTCGGCGCGTGGCTCGGCCGCGACCGGGTACGCGCACTGATCATCCGTGCGCCGCTGATGAAACCGTCCGACTTCGACCGCACCGAGCAGTGGTTCCTCAGACATGGCACGAAGGCGGTGTTCTTCGGCCGGATGGTGCCGCTGTTCCGCAGCCTCATCTCGTTGCCGGCGGGCGTCGAACGAATGCCGATGTGGCAGTTCCTGTGGCTGACCACGTTGGGCAGCCTGATCTGGAACTCGGTCTTCGTCGTGGCCGGATACCTGTTGGGCGCCAACTGGCAGGTCGTCGATGGGTACGCGGGCGTCTTCCAGACGGTCGTCATCGCCGCGGTGGCACTGGCGATCGTGCTGTTCGTCGCGGTCCGGGTACGCGACCGGAAACGGAGCAGGAGCAATGTCGAGTAG
- a CDS encoding bifunctional glycosyltransferase family 2/GtrA family protein gives MTETLAPGIAPDLTGAIKVATVDVVIPVYNEERALRGCVDVLKSYLDGQFPFEWTITIVDNASTDATLAIAGELAEAADQVRVLHLDEKGRGRALRTAWQWSDADVVAYMDVDLSTGLDALLPLVAPLVNGHSDVSIGSRLAPGARTIRGPKREFISRCYNAIIRLSHGATFSDAQCGFKAARTDVIRPLLGHIEDDNWFFDTELLLLAEHNGLRVHEVPVDWVEDIDTRVRIGATALEDIRGLVRVARAKAVGTARVADLPRRPEPQSVHPDAVVARRDTGVVWQLLSFGVIGVLSTVATLLLFAFFRPSMHPLVANLLALVITTMLNTEANRRFTFLGSRGRSGRVHLQGLIVFGLYYAFTSSALLVLHWAVAEPSRLLELVVLLGASLLGTAGRFVLLRSWVFNQGKGAK, from the coding sequence ATGACTGAAACCCTGGCTCCGGGCATCGCGCCGGACCTGACCGGTGCGATCAAGGTCGCCACGGTCGACGTCGTGATCCCGGTGTACAACGAGGAACGCGCGCTGCGCGGCTGCGTGGACGTGCTGAAGTCCTACTTGGACGGACAGTTCCCGTTCGAGTGGACCATCACCATCGTCGACAACGCCAGCACCGACGCCACCCTGGCGATCGCCGGCGAGCTGGCCGAGGCGGCGGATCAGGTCCGGGTGCTGCATCTCGACGAGAAGGGCCGTGGGCGTGCCCTTCGCACCGCGTGGCAGTGGAGTGACGCCGACGTGGTGGCCTACATGGACGTCGACCTGTCGACCGGACTGGATGCGTTGCTGCCCCTGGTGGCGCCGTTGGTCAACGGCCATTCGGACGTCTCGATCGGTTCGCGACTGGCGCCGGGCGCGCGGACAATACGCGGCCCGAAGCGTGAGTTCATCTCCCGCTGCTACAACGCGATCATCCGGCTCAGCCATGGCGCGACGTTCTCCGACGCCCAGTGCGGGTTCAAGGCCGCGCGCACGGACGTGATCCGTCCGCTGCTCGGCCACATCGAGGACGACAACTGGTTCTTCGACACCGAGCTGCTGCTGCTGGCCGAGCACAACGGGCTGCGGGTGCACGAGGTGCCGGTCGACTGGGTCGAGGACATCGACACCCGGGTCAGGATCGGAGCGACCGCGCTCGAGGACATCCGCGGTCTGGTCCGGGTGGCGAGGGCGAAAGCCGTCGGCACGGCGAGAGTCGCTGACCTGCCGAGACGTCCGGAACCCCAGTCGGTCCACCCGGACGCGGTGGTGGCCAGACGGGACACGGGCGTGGTCTGGCAACTGTTGTCGTTCGGCGTGATCGGCGTCTTGTCCACAGTGGCCACTCTGCTGCTCTTCGCGTTCTTCCGGCCGTCGATGCACCCGTTGGTGGCCAACCTGCTGGCGCTCGTGATCACCACGATGCTCAACACCGAGGCCAACCGGCGGTTCACGTTCCTCGGATCCCGTGGCAGGTCCGGCCGGGTGCATCTGCAGGGTCTCATCGTCTTCGGCCTCTACTACGCGTTCACGTCGTCCGCGCTGCTGGTCCTGCACTGGGCGGTGGCCGAACCTTCGCGGCTGCTCGAACTGGTCGTGCTGCTCGGCGCGTCCCTGCTCGGCACGGCAGGCCGGTTCGTCCTGCTGCGCAGCTGGGTCTTCAACCAGGGAAAGGGAGCCAAGTGA
- a CDS encoding glycosyltransferase family 39 protein produces MTAAETGRAERTPNPEPARHRPRPWQRYALVAILVLATALYGSVLWTDSWGNTYYTAAVKSMSSNFMNFLFGSFDPAGVVTVDKPPLALWPQVISVQIFGFHNWSVLLPQVVEGVAAIFLLHRTVRMWAGENAALIAALVVALTPITVMITRTNNTDTMLVLTLVAAAYAFTRAITALEPGTRTKWLLFTAFLIGCGFLAKMAAAYVVVPAFFAAYLAAGQAPWRRQVLDLAGAAGVLLASSLWWVAAVDLWPSQKPYIGGSTDGTAMDLVLGYNGLGRVFGGGANSGEVAGTPPQGGGGPGGPGGPGGGPSFGGESGADRMFNEAVGGQISWLLPLALIALVVAAVLGFRRWRRSAPADTANRAGWVLWGSWLVVFALVFSYQNGVFHPYYTTVMAPAIGAIIGAGTVWAFRRYRESWGPGRFVLPACVAVAAAWAWVLISRDTSWHGWLRYAVVIVALVAILALVLRTIPRVGFGLALVAVLLAPAVWSGAGAVSTTAIASLPAAGPGDEDMGSIPGGWDRGELTADQRKILDYAKSHSAGAEITLAVEGGAQASGVYIVATDETVIGMGGFDGKVPAPSTEQLSTWVRAGELRFVLTGAGMMDDNTVIERSTWIEQNCKPVLTAGGEGETSGTLHECTVG; encoded by the coding sequence GTGACCGCCGCCGAGACCGGCCGCGCGGAGCGGACACCGAACCCCGAACCGGCACGGCACCGTCCCCGCCCCTGGCAGCGATACGCCCTCGTCGCGATCCTCGTGCTGGCGACGGCGCTGTACGGCTCGGTGTTGTGGACCGACAGCTGGGGCAACACGTACTACACGGCCGCGGTCAAGTCGATGTCGTCGAACTTCATGAACTTCCTGTTCGGGTCGTTCGACCCGGCCGGTGTGGTCACGGTGGACAAGCCGCCGTTGGCGTTGTGGCCGCAGGTGATCTCGGTGCAGATCTTCGGCTTCCACAACTGGTCCGTGCTGCTGCCGCAGGTGGTCGAAGGCGTGGCGGCGATCTTCCTGCTGCACCGGACGGTCCGGATGTGGGCTGGGGAGAACGCCGCGCTGATCGCCGCGTTGGTCGTCGCGCTCACGCCGATCACCGTGATGATCACCCGCACGAACAACACCGACACCATGCTCGTCCTCACGCTCGTCGCGGCGGCCTACGCCTTCACTCGCGCGATCACAGCGCTGGAACCAGGCACGAGGACGAAGTGGCTGCTGTTCACGGCGTTCCTGATCGGTTGCGGCTTCCTGGCGAAGATGGCGGCCGCGTACGTCGTCGTTCCTGCCTTCTTCGCCGCGTACCTGGCCGCCGGCCAGGCACCCTGGCGCCGTCAGGTGCTCGACCTGGCCGGTGCGGCCGGCGTGCTGCTGGCGAGTTCACTGTGGTGGGTCGCTGCGGTCGACCTGTGGCCCAGCCAGAAGCCGTACATCGGCGGCAGCACCGACGGCACGGCCATGGACCTGGTGCTGGGCTACAACGGGCTCGGCCGCGTGTTCGGCGGTGGAGCGAACAGCGGGGAGGTGGCCGGTACGCCCCCACAGGGCGGGGGTGGTCCCGGCGGTCCCGGCGGTCCCGGCGGCGGCCCGAGTTTCGGCGGCGAGTCCGGTGCCGATCGGATGTTCAACGAGGCGGTCGGCGGGCAGATCAGCTGGCTGCTGCCGTTGGCGCTGATCGCGCTGGTGGTGGCGGCGGTGCTCGGCTTCCGGCGGTGGCGCCGGTCCGCCCCGGCGGACACCGCCAACCGCGCTGGCTGGGTGCTGTGGGGCAGCTGGCTCGTGGTGTTCGCCCTGGTGTTCAGCTACCAGAACGGCGTCTTCCACCCGTACTACACCACCGTCATGGCACCCGCGATCGGAGCGATCATCGGTGCGGGGACGGTGTGGGCGTTCCGGAGGTACCGAGAGTCCTGGGGACCGGGCCGGTTCGTGCTGCCCGCCTGCGTCGCGGTGGCCGCGGCGTGGGCGTGGGTGCTCATCTCCCGCGACACCTCGTGGCACGGCTGGCTGCGGTACGCGGTGGTGATCGTCGCGCTGGTCGCGATCCTGGCACTGGTGCTGCGCACGATCCCGAGGGTGGGGTTCGGGCTGGCGCTCGTCGCGGTGCTGCTGGCACCTGCCGTGTGGTCGGGTGCCGGTGCGGTCTCCACCACAGCCATCGCGAGCCTGCCGGCCGCGGGGCCGGGGGACGAGGACATGGGCTCCATTCCGGGTGGCTGGGACAGGGGGGAACTCACCGCGGACCAACGCAAGATCCTGGACTACGCCAAGTCGCATTCGGCCGGAGCCGAGATCACGCTGGCGGTCGAGGGCGGCGCCCAGGCCTCGGGGGTGTACATCGTCGCCACCGACGAGACCGTCATCGGAATGGGCGGGTTCGACGGCAAGGTCCCGGCACCCTCGACGGAACAGCTGTCCACCTGGGTGCGTGCGGGCGAGCTGCGGTTCGTGCTCACCGGCGCCGGGATGATGGACGACAACACGGTCATCGAGCGGTCCACGTGGATCGAGCAGAACTGCAAGCCCGTCCTCACCGCGGGCGGCGAGGGAGAGACGAGCGGGACGCTGCACGAGTGCACGGTCGGATGA
- a CDS encoding response regulator transcription factor has translation MDRQCGEATVLVVDDEPNILELLSAALRLSGFSVHAADCGAEALDTVRRVRPDIVILDVMLPDTDGFSLARNLRTVRDGLPVLFLTARDAVEDRIAGLTAGGDDYVTKPFSLEEVVLRLRAILRRTGGGADVPPDDSTVRYADLVLDEDAHEVRRAGRLVQLSPTEFNLLRYLMVNAERVVSKSQILDRVWSYDFGGDGRIVESYISYLRRKIDSVGPPLIHTIRGVGYSLRLPREGR, from the coding sequence GTGGATCGGCAGTGTGGTGAGGCGACCGTACTCGTCGTGGACGACGAACCGAACATCCTGGAGCTGTTGTCGGCAGCGCTCCGGCTCAGCGGGTTCTCCGTACACGCGGCGGACTGCGGGGCCGAAGCGCTGGACACGGTCCGGCGCGTCCGGCCGGACATCGTGATCCTGGACGTGATGCTGCCCGACACCGACGGCTTCAGCCTCGCCCGCAACCTCCGCACGGTGCGGGACGGGCTGCCGGTGCTCTTCCTGACCGCGCGGGACGCCGTCGAGGACCGGATCGCCGGCCTGACGGCGGGTGGCGACGACTACGTGACCAAGCCGTTCAGCCTGGAGGAAGTGGTGTTGCGGCTGAGGGCGATCCTCCGGCGTACGGGTGGCGGCGCCGACGTCCCGCCGGACGACAGCACCGTCCGGTACGCCGATCTCGTGCTCGACGAGGACGCGCACGAGGTCCGCCGGGCCGGCCGGCTCGTCCAATTGTCGCCAACGGAGTTCAACCTGTTGCGCTACCTGATGGTCAACGCCGAGCGGGTGGTCAGCAAGTCGCAGATCCTCGACCGGGTGTGGAGCTACGACTTCGGCGGCGACGGCCGGATCGTCGAGTCGTACATCAGCTATCTGCGCCGCAAGATCGACTCGGTGGGGCCGCCGCTGATCCACACGATCCGCGGCGTCGGCTACTCGCTGCGGTTGCCAAGGGAAGGGCGTTGA
- a CDS encoding cell wall metabolism sensor histidine kinase WalK, with translation MVLLVLATAGLGTFGVASILLLRESMIDRMDDQLRELAHRVDDRPGGPSPSQEDFERQSDGLPTDFAIRVLDGNGTPEMSAPVDAAGPELPVINATTVDQYDERPFMVDDTRGGASWRVIVSQRMTPDGPRIIVAAQSMEFTEATVTRLMWIEIGVGVTLLLALGVVGFLLVRLGLRPLTRIENAAENIAGGHLDLRVAADSRTEVGRLGGALNTMVGRLSAALRQRERSETRLRRFVADASHELRTPLTSIRGFAELNRSGGAPNRDDVDRLMGRIEGEAIRMGRLVEDMLLLARLDQERALDLAELDIRTLVEDAVHDARARDPERPLILEIVAVPIRVTVDEHRMRQVITNLVSNAIAHTPPGTPVHVRVGMPAELLDPPIAVAGSLQSRGRVVLEVIDEGPGVPLEAAPNIFDRFYRVDEARSRTRGGTGLGLAITAAILEAHGGRVELRTAPGEGARFTVLLS, from the coding sequence ATGGTGTTGCTGGTGCTGGCCACCGCCGGCCTGGGCACCTTCGGGGTCGCGAGCATCCTGCTGCTCCGCGAGTCGATGATCGACCGGATGGACGACCAGCTCAGGGAGCTCGCTCACCGGGTGGACGACCGCCCGGGAGGGCCGTCGCCGTCGCAAGAGGACTTCGAGCGTCAGTCCGATGGCCTGCCAACGGACTTCGCGATCAGGGTGCTCGACGGCAACGGCACACCGGAGATGTCCGCCCCGGTCGACGCGGCCGGTCCGGAACTTCCGGTGATCAACGCGACCACCGTCGACCAGTACGACGAGCGCCCGTTCATGGTCGACGACACACGGGGCGGCGCCAGCTGGCGCGTCATCGTGTCGCAGCGGATGACGCCCGACGGGCCGCGGATCATCGTGGCCGCGCAGTCGATGGAGTTCACAGAGGCGACCGTGACGCGGCTGATGTGGATCGAGATCGGGGTTGGGGTCACCCTGCTGCTCGCCCTCGGCGTGGTCGGGTTCCTGCTGGTGCGGCTGGGACTGCGGCCGTTGACCAGGATCGAGAACGCCGCGGAGAACATCGCAGGCGGCCACCTCGATCTGCGGGTCGCGGCGGATTCACGTACCGAGGTCGGCCGGCTCGGCGGCGCGCTGAACACCATGGTCGGCAGGCTTTCCGCCGCGCTGCGCCAACGCGAACGGTCCGAGACGCGGCTACGCAGGTTCGTCGCGGACGCCTCGCACGAACTGCGCACCCCACTGACGTCGATCCGTGGCTTCGCCGAGTTGAACCGCAGCGGCGGCGCGCCGAACCGGGACGACGTGGACCGGCTGATGGGCCGGATCGAGGGCGAGGCGATCCGGATGGGCCGGCTGGTGGAGGACATGCTGCTGCTGGCCCGGCTGGACCAGGAACGCGCGCTTGACCTGGCCGAACTGGACATCCGCACGCTTGTCGAGGACGCCGTGCACGACGCAAGGGCCCGCGACCCGGAGCGACCGCTGATCCTGGAGATCGTCGCGGTACCGATCCGCGTCACGGTGGACGAACACCGGATGCGTCAGGTGATCACGAACCTCGTCAGCAACGCCATCGCCCACACCCCGCCCGGCACGCCCGTGCACGTCCGCGTGGGCATGCCCGCCGAACTGCTGGACCCCCCGATTGCCGTGGCGGGGAGTCTGCAATCGCGCGGCCGGGTCGTGCTGGAGGTGATCGACGAAGGGCCCGGCGTGCCACTGGAGGCCGCGCCGAACATCTTCGACCGGTTCTACCGGGTGGACGAAGCCCGGTCCCGCACCCGCGGCGGCACCGGGCTCGGCCTGGCCATCACCGCCGCGATCCTGGAGGCCCACGGCGGCCGCGTCGAGCTCAGGACGGCGCCCGGCGAAGGTGCTCGCTTCACCGTGCTGCTCTCCTGA
- a CDS encoding nitroreductase/quinone reductase family protein produces the protein MSDPSAITTNEAMPPGGWNERIIAEFRMKGGYVAWSSTDDFAAGRPIPPWIPGFDERGMPLVLLHHTGVKTGRELINPLFYQSVGDGWAVFATHGGSPRHPAWYRNLVANPRAMVETGTETVPVVARLAEGAERARIWSKEVADIPKFAEFEAAADRQIPVVVLERA, from the coding sequence ATGTCCGACCCGTCCGCGATCACGACGAACGAGGCGATGCCGCCCGGCGGCTGGAACGAACGGATCATCGCCGAGTTTCGAATGAAAGGCGGGTACGTGGCTTGGAGCAGCACCGATGATTTCGCTGCTGGTCGCCCCATCCCGCCTTGGATTCCCGGCTTCGACGAGCGAGGCATGCCGCTCGTCTTGCTGCACCACACCGGGGTCAAGACGGGGCGCGAGCTGATCAACCCGTTGTTCTACCAGTCGGTGGGCGATGGCTGGGCCGTCTTCGCCACCCACGGTGGCAGTCCGCGGCATCCGGCGTGGTACCGCAATCTCGTGGCGAATCCGCGGGCCATGGTCGAGACGGGTACGGAAACAGTGCCGGTGGTAGCTCGGCTTGCGGAAGGCGCGGAGCGGGCGCGGATCTGGTCGAAAGAGGTGGCGGACATCCCGAAGTTCGCCGAGTTCGAGGCGGCCGCTGACAGGCAGATCCCCGTCGTCGTGCTGGAGCGGGCCTGA